The uncultured Methanolobus sp. sequence GTATACAAGAGGCAGTCCAGAATCCAAGAGATGCTGTGCCCGACTTCGGCGGAATGTGTGAGTTCCAATTGTCTTATCAAGGTTGACCTGTTGGAGTATATTGTTCACAACCTTATAGCCATGGGAACGATGCACTTTGCTGGACTTATTTGAGAACATTATGTAATCATTAGATCTCAGGTTGTTGTGCTGAGAATAGCGTTTTATCCTCTTCAGAGTGGCAATATCACATGGAACCTTCTGCATATATCCATCTCGTCCTTTACCCTTCCATACATCGATGCTCTCACCCTCAAGGTCAAGGTCTCTATCTCTTATGTTGATTGCTTCAGTAACCCTCAGTGCAGGCACGTATAGCAAAAGAATCCAGATTTCATACTTCTCTGTCAGAGTAGGCAATGAAATCATGCTCTCTATCTCATCCGGCCTTAGCCATTCTTTCGAGTACATAATTTCAAAATGAAACAACTACAATAAAAACGTTTTTTCCACCCTTAGATTCAAAAATAAAAGGCTTACAGGCATCCGGATTTTAAAATATTGCAAAAATACACCTGAATCAAAAAATACAACAAAATGTACCTTCTGTTGCACTGCCGTTTGAGAACTATATAGTAATCTCTAATGTATGTTTTCCTAGTACTAACTCTCAGAATCATGTAGAAAAAATATAAATTAAACAAATAATGAAAGAAAACAGCATGTTTTCTGATGTCGTTGAGAGTTTTGATGGTTGGGTTTTGAAATATACTTTGTCTCACCAAAAACCTTTTTACTGGAAGGTAGATGGTGAGCATAACATATTCATTCGCAGGAAGTTCAAACACTGGAAACCTGAAAAAGTCAGTGCAGATGTACTATACAGGCTAAATGATTATATGGCAAATGGAAGTTGGAAGTATCTTGCAAATAATGTTCAAAAACTTGGCAATGGAACAGAAATAGAAGGATTGGGAAGTTTTCTTTATAGAATAAATCCAGACACTTCATTTGCTCAACTTTCAAGTCACTTGGGAGCTATTTTTACTAATGCAGATGTATGGGAATGCAATAAATCAGAAAGAAAAATGAAGTTCAGACTTAGTGATAATAAATGGGAAGATAAAATAAACCAATATTATTCAATAGGGTCTTGTCATTTGTTATGTTGACTCATATCTTGTCCTGTTCAAATGGAAAGATGATATCTTTTTCATTGCTTACATCACTGTGGGAATATTATATTAGAGGTATCCCAAATCATTTTTCAATAAACCAATATCTTTTTCAATTGCATCTTCAACATTTTCATACAATTTATTTTTTTCATGCAAACTAAATGTGTCAGATGCTTTGATACATTCAATAAATTCATCAATGTATTTGCTTAACTCTGTTGATGCAAGGTATGAATATTTTTCAATTTCTTTTATGTTAAGATTCTCGAATTCAGGTGCTTCACTTTTTAGTGGCATGTAGAGTTCTTCGAACTGTTTAGTTCGAAGTAACGTCTTATTAGCCTGTACATTAATATGAAGTTGGCCGGAATATATTACAAGAGTTAAGATAAGAATACCTACTGTGGAAACTTCAATTAAATCACGATTAGAACTTACAACCATGTAATATAATATCATTAGAATGCCTACTGATACCATAAAATATTTTTCAGAATAAAGTTTTAGAAAATTATGACCCATATAGTTAACGACAATTCATGAGATACTAATTTTTATTCTTTATAGACTATATAGGGATATGTAAAATATGTTTGATAGGTAAAATGAATAGTTTCACACTGCTTGGAATCAGGTCATATATACAGGACTATATACTTCCCTTCATGAAATCTGAATTCATTGACAATTACAAAAACAGGATAAAAAGCAGACACGTGAAAGGCAAAAAAGAAAAAGTAGATGATTAAAGTTCATATCACTCCTTGCAAGAACTTCCTTCAACGGTTTAGTATCAAGTTTTTAACATAACTATATAGTAGTTCCAAAGGGCATGCTTTTTTCGTAATTATACTGAAGTCCTATAGAAAAAATATATATCAAATTAACCTGAACGATGTAAATGAATGTATTGCATTTATAGTGGCAAGAGATTAACATAGTATGAAAAATCTAGGAGTTATACATATGGGAAACAAAAAAAGCACACAAACATCCACAGACAAAGTAATAAAGAATGTGGATTTTGGTTCAACTGATAAAGTAATAGAAAACGTAGATTATGGCACAACTGACAACGTAATAGAAAATGTAGACTATGGCAACACTGACAGTGTAATAAAAAAGTTAAGTTTTAATAATCGATGAATTTTTCTGTTTTTGATTGTATCATGTGATTGTCAGGGACATTGATTATTATCCAGCTCAAATCAAAACTCTTAGTGCTGCTAAATTACTAAGCGTTGCCATCAACCCTATGGAAGTCACTAAATGCCTCGTGATATTCCAATAAGTACAATATACTTTTTTGTAAACGAAATACAATATTGGAATGAAGAACAGTTTTAAGACAAACAAAATACTGTATCCAAATACTTGGAAGATGTGGGATAAAACTGGGTTACCTTCATAGAATAATTCGGTTTGTAATGCATAAATAGTGGTCACAGTATCCCCTACAACAAATAACAAGAAAAGTAGTTTGATGTCCTTGATAAATGACATCCATGTGTCATCGGTTAAGAAAAAACAATTCAGCTGATGCTGTTTTTCTAATATCCCCTACTCGGACTGGATTCCTATCGCAAATTAGATATATATACTCGACTGCCAATATTTTATTGTCTGAGGGGACAATAATGACAAACGATCCACAAATCATCGAGAAAAACCTTTGCAGTATTTTCTCTCCTGATTGGCTACGCCAAACTGCACACGAAACTGATCTTGTAAAACGGGAACGAAAAATCGATCCTGTGATAATGTTTTGGGTTCTAACCTTGGGGTTTGGTGTTCAGCTCCAGCACACTTTAGCTAGTCTTAAACGCAGTTATGAAAAAGCAGCTACTAAGAAAATAAGCGATGGTAGCTGGTATGAACGTTTCACTCCTGAGTTGGTTGCATTTCTGCGAGCTTGCGTTATGCACGGGATAGAACAACTTACTCAAAAGTAGTCATTTTCCTTGGGGAGCAGTTTGTACGTATTACAGAAGAGGAAAATGGACAAAAAATCAACACATACTATGACTGGGATAAAATCGAATCTGTAAGAACGTACAGTAAGGGAGAATAAACACTCATTGCCTTAATCCCGAATAATGGATAATGATAAGTTATCCATTAATTTTTTAAAAACGAATATTTTCGATATCATTCACTGAATATCTCATCTTTCAACTTCCCATAACAGCGCACCAGAAGATCAGGATTTGCCTTCATATCAATAATGTCAAAATCAAAAAGTCCTGCAAACTCTTCCACCTTTGCTTCAAACTGTTTCTCATAATACAGGCCAGTATCCATTTTAGCTACATTCTTATATCCTGCATAGTCAAAAACAAATTTTGACAGCTTAATATTATCAGCATCCGGAGTCATTCCTGCAGATACCACCATTTCTCTCCAGTGGGCTGCCCACATAGGAGTCATGAAAAAGGTACCCACACCTCTAAAACTCTTAAGTTTCTCAAGATAGGCGGCTCTTCCTCCAAGTACTGCACCAATGCAGTCATCGATAACATCACCATTGTCTTCTTTCAGTATGCGCACAGGGCAGGAGAGATCTGCAAGTTCAGTATCTACTTTGCCCAGGACATTTCCACACAGGCCATAGAACAGTAAAATTCCATCAGAATGTGCTGCCATCTCACGCACTTTACTATAAACAACATCTTTGAGATGTTCTGGTTTTGCATGCAGGGCAAGTTCAAGCATTTCCACAACAAGTGTAAGTCCTTCGTCACTCTGACAATCCGGAAGAGAGGTTTCCGCAACCAGTTTATAGTCACAGCATGCATCCGTAAGTTTGGTCACAAGTCCTCCGGAATCTGCATTATCAATAACCAGCAGACTTCTTATTGAATCATCTTTTTCAACAATGTGAACAATCTCATCCTCAAACATCCTGCAGGCTATGAAAGTAATTAATGGCAGAACGGGCACCTCCATGTACAGTATCGAAAAGTGGATTTCAATACTATTATAAGATGACGCTGGCAGCTTAAATAAGCTCAAGTATCTTGAACTCTTATGTATAAAAAATAAAGGAAGAGAAAAATGAGTTATCTTTACCTGGCATTTGCAATAATATTTGAGATCTGCGGAACCACATGTATGAAATTATCCGAAGGATTAACTAAGCCGCTGCCATCAATATTGATCTTTGTATTCTACGGCATCAGTTTCATATCATTCACCATTGCCCTGAAAAAAATAGATGTAAGTGTAGCTTATGCCATATGGGCGGGGATTGGTGTGGCATTAATCTCCATCATAGGCCATTTCGGATTCAATGAACCAATGCCACTTGCCAGAATAGCATTTCTTGCGCTTATTGCAATAGGAGTAATAGGACTACACTTGAGCAGTATCACAAGCTGACAGGCTTCAGGAATTCCTTAACAGTTCTTTTTTAAACATTCCGTAATCATCAAATCCCCTGTGTACCAGGACAAGCACACCCAGGAAAACATTCACCATTGTAGTGACATATATTGCAAGCATGATGGCTATCTGGTATTCTATAGCAACAAGAGGACTTGCACCGGCAAGTATCTGACCGGTCATCATTCCCGGAAGGAAGACTATTCCGATTGTAGCAATATTTGCAATTGTGGGTTTTAATGCAACCTTCATACTTTTACGCAGATACGGAACAAGAGCTTCTGTCTTTTCGGCACCCATTGACAAACGGAAAAGATAACGGT is a genomic window containing:
- a CDS encoding DUF1638 domain-containing protein — its product is MEVPVLPLITFIACRMFEDEIVHIVEKDDSIRSLLVIDNADSGGLVTKLTDACCDYKLVAETSLPDCQSDEGLTLVVEMLELALHAKPEHLKDVVYSKVREMAAHSDGILLFYGLCGNVLGKVDTELADLSCPVRILKEDNGDVIDDCIGAVLGGRAAYLEKLKSFRGVGTFFMTPMWAAHWREMVVSAGMTPDADNIKLSKFVFDYAGYKNVAKMDTGLYYEKQFEAKVEEFAGLFDFDIIDMKANPDLLVRCYGKLKDEIFSE
- a CDS encoding tyrosine-type recombinase/integrase, which codes for MYSKEWLRPDEIESMISLPTLTEKYEIWILLLYVPALRVTEAINIRDRDLDLEGESIDVWKGKGRDGYMQKVPCDIATLKRIKRYSQHNNLRSNDYIMFSNKSSKVHRSHGYKVVNNILQQVNLDKTIGTHTFRRSRAQHLLDSGLPLVYVSKLLLHKNLSTTMHYLNVSVVDIQREMEKISDPMDKISAVI
- a CDS encoding multidrug efflux SMR transporter; translated protein: MSYLYLAFAIIFEICGTTCMKLSEGLTKPLPSILIFVFYGISFISFTIALKKIDVSVAYAIWAGIGVALISIIGHFGFNEPMPLARIAFLALIAIGVIGLHLSSITS